The following are from one region of the Rhodopirellula sp. P2 genome:
- a CDS encoding DUF4129 domain-containing protein produces MNDLSPALTNPGCLGQRHRSQLGSFCSRRALWFSCVLPCVFIGVSASALAAESPPDAARVSPVSDSVWYDEDTGDLVPVEVQDKQTDTENRGSRWTAVTSNKSTAATPAPATTTGFPFAQLFGWLMLGFLLVGLVSLLAWVFANSDFDFSHGNVEQSLLEGDRVDRQTRQRMEHLPEALRDTTVNPRSEAERLMREGQFNEAIIYLYGHQLLLLDRVHWLRLARGKTNSRYVRETKRSHPNSGTRLQQTVAAFERAYFGRHELSPSEFERLWQLNATLEQEIQSADSVRQPGAA; encoded by the coding sequence ATGAACGACCTCTCCCCTGCCCTGACAAATCCAGGATGCCTTGGCCAACGCCACCGTTCGCAGCTGGGTTCTTTTTGTTCCCGACGAGCCCTGTGGTTCAGCTGCGTCTTGCCCTGCGTGTTCATCGGTGTTTCCGCGTCAGCCTTGGCAGCAGAATCGCCCCCCGATGCAGCGCGGGTCTCGCCCGTCAGTGACTCGGTTTGGTACGACGAAGACACTGGCGACCTGGTTCCCGTCGAAGTTCAAGACAAACAAACCGACACGGAAAATCGCGGCAGTCGTTGGACCGCCGTGACATCCAACAAGTCCACCGCAGCAACCCCCGCTCCTGCAACCACCACCGGTTTTCCGTTTGCCCAGTTGTTTGGCTGGTTGATGTTGGGTTTCCTGCTGGTGGGATTGGTCTCGTTGTTGGCATGGGTATTCGCCAACAGTGACTTTGACTTCAGCCATGGAAACGTCGAGCAATCGCTTCTCGAAGGAGACCGCGTTGATCGACAAACCCGTCAACGCATGGAACATTTGCCCGAGGCATTGCGAGACACGACGGTCAACCCGCGTTCCGAAGCCGAACGGTTGATGCGGGAGGGCCAGTTCAACGAAGCCATCATCTACCTTTATGGGCACCAACTGTTGCTGCTCGACCGAGTCCACTGGTTGCGGTTGGCTCGAGGCAAAACGAACAGCCGCTACGTTCGCGAAACCAAACGCTCTCACCCCAACTCGGGAACTCGATTGCAGCAAACCGTTGCCGCTTTTGAACGCGCCTACTTTGGCCGGCACGAATTGTCGCCATCCGAATTTGAACGACTGTGGCAACTCAACGCGACGCTGGAACAAGAGATCCAATCCGCCGACTCCGTTCGACAACCGGGGGCAGCATGA
- a CDS encoding AAA family ATPase, producing the protein MNDPSLPPILPADNSGPEIPAANDAASAQLGAASAAPESPPISPEFAKIKQLFELIQAEVGKLYVGQDELVLGTLTALFSGGHVLIESVPGLGKTLFVRTLGRILGCEFGRIQFTADLMPSDITGAPIFDMQKSEFRFRAGPVFTQLLLADEINRSPAKTHAALLEIMQEYRVTIDGTSHPVPKPFLVLATQNPLESEGTYNLPEAQLDRFMFKLMVDYPSATEEAEILKMHSLQVDFGQRLEEEIQPITNPEIVQKVIATCSQVRVEDRLVEYINSLIRSTRTWPAFHIGASPRAGIALMQSARTIAAFAGRDFAVPDDVIEIILPVLRHRVSLTAEAEIEGRSVDEELRAMIRGIEVPRN; encoded by the coding sequence TTGAACGATCCTTCCTTGCCGCCCATCTTGCCCGCAGACAACTCCGGTCCCGAGATCCCTGCCGCCAACGACGCCGCGTCCGCCCAACTCGGTGCCGCTTCAGCGGCGCCGGAATCACCACCGATCTCACCCGAATTTGCCAAGATCAAGCAGCTCTTTGAGTTGATCCAGGCCGAAGTCGGCAAGCTGTACGTCGGGCAAGACGAGCTGGTGCTGGGCACGTTGACCGCGTTGTTCTCCGGGGGCCACGTGTTGATCGAATCCGTGCCCGGCTTGGGCAAAACGCTGTTCGTCCGGACGCTCGGTCGAATTCTCGGGTGCGAGTTTGGACGCATCCAGTTCACCGCCGATCTGATGCCTTCGGACATCACCGGGGCTCCCATCTTCGACATGCAGAAGAGCGAGTTTCGTTTTCGCGCTGGTCCTGTCTTCACGCAGTTGCTGTTGGCCGATGAAATCAACCGCTCGCCTGCCAAGACTCACGCGGCGTTGCTTGAGATCATGCAGGAGTACCGGGTCACGATTGATGGAACCAGCCACCCGGTGCCGAAACCGTTCCTCGTTTTGGCGACGCAAAACCCTCTGGAAAGTGAAGGCACGTACAACCTGCCCGAAGCCCAACTCGATCGTTTCATGTTCAAGTTGATGGTCGATTACCCCTCGGCCACCGAAGAAGCCGAAATTTTGAAAATGCATTCGCTGCAAGTCGACTTTGGGCAGCGATTGGAGGAGGAGATCCAACCGATCACCAACCCCGAAATCGTTCAAAAGGTCATCGCGACGTGCAGCCAAGTTCGGGTCGAAGATCGTTTGGTCGAATACATCAACTCGCTGATTCGCTCGACGCGGACCTGGCCAGCCTTTCACATCGGTGCGTCGCCACGAGCCGGAATTGCACTGATGCAATCTGCTCGAACGATCGCCGCCTTCGCCGGCCGAGATTTCGCGGTGCCAGACGACGTGATCGAGATCATTTTGCCCGTTTTACGGCACCGAGTCTCGTTGACCGCGGAGGCCGAAATTGAGGGTCGCAGCGTTGATGAGGAATTGCGGGCCATGATTCGGGGAATCGAAGTCCCTCGGAACTGA
- the pdeM gene encoding ligase-associated DNA damage response endonuclease PdeM: MTSGSVCTTLAGTEWQLFAARAAFCPAQDTLFVADPHLGKDATFRRHGFPVPLGSSGGTLQTISRLLVDTNASRLVILGDLFHARSSLTTETVAAVESFFAEHPSVEFLLVEGNHDAHVGNLPLEWPIRTVAEGERMGQLALSHHPGSVPDGAALLLCGHLHPAIRIGSGRESFGKLPCFWYSSGCLVFPAIGEFTGTHVVQPQNGDRTWLVADNEIIEL; the protein is encoded by the coding sequence GTGACGTCGGGCTCCGTATGCACGACTCTGGCCGGGACCGAATGGCAACTCTTCGCTGCGCGGGCAGCGTTTTGCCCGGCGCAAGACACGCTGTTTGTCGCCGACCCGCATTTGGGAAAGGATGCCACGTTTCGCCGACATGGGTTTCCGGTGCCACTGGGAAGCAGTGGTGGGACGCTCCAAACAATCTCACGATTGTTGGTCGATACAAATGCGTCTCGCTTGGTGATTCTCGGGGACCTGTTCCACGCGAGATCATCGCTCACGACCGAGACCGTCGCCGCCGTCGAATCGTTTTTTGCTGAGCACCCATCCGTGGAGTTCCTGCTGGTCGAAGGCAACCACGACGCACACGTCGGGAATTTGCCCCTCGAATGGCCGATTCGAACAGTCGCAGAAGGAGAACGAATGGGGCAACTGGCGCTTTCGCACCATCCTGGCTCAGTGCCCGACGGAGCCGCCCTGTTGCTTTGCGGTCATTTGCACCCAGCGATTCGAATCGGCTCGGGACGCGAATCATTTGGGAAGCTGCCGTGCTTCTGGTATTCGTCCGGCTGTCTCGTCTTTCCAGCCATCGGCGAGTTCACCGGAACCCACGTCGTGCAGCCCCAGAACGGGGACCGAACCTGGTTGGTCGCCGACAATGAAATCATCGAGCTGTGA